Genomic window (Microthrixaceae bacterium):
ACGGGGCCCCGACCTACCGGGAGGTGCTGCTGGCCGAGGCCATCTGCTCCCGGGTCCCGTCGGTGGAGAAGGTGCGGTTGGTGTCCAGCGGTACCGAGGCCACCATGACTGCCATCCGTCTGGCCCGCGGGGTCACCGGTCGGAGTCGGATCGTGAAGTTCGCCGGCAACTACCACGGTCACAGCGACGCCCTGCTGGCGGCGTCGGGCTCGGCGGTGGCCCACCTCGACCACAGCGAGGGGGCCACGGTGCCGGGCTCGGCCGGGGTGCCGCCCGGTGCGGTGGCCGACACCTGGGTGTTGCCCTACAACCAGGTCCCGGTGCTGGACGACACCGTCGCCGGTGTGATCGTGGAACCGGTGGCGGCCAACATGGGCCTGATCGCTCCCGAACCAGGGTTCTTGGATGGCCTGCGAGCCGAGTGCAGCCGGGTGGGTGCGATCTTGATCTTCGATGAGGTGATCACCGGTTTCCGCCTCGACGTGGGTGGCGCTCAACAGGTGTACGGCGTCACCCCGGACCTGACCTGTCTGGGCAAGGTGATCGGCGGCGGGTTGAACGTGGGAGCGTTCGGCGGTCGGGCCGACCTGATGGACCAGATGGCTCCGCTCGGGGCCGGTGTACCAGGCCGGCACGTTGTCGGGGAACCCGCTCGCCACCGCGGCCGGGCTGGCGGTGTTGAGCCTCTTGGACCACGGTGCCTACGAGCAGTTGGAGGCTACGGCTGCGGCTCTGACCGTGGGCCTCCAGGATGCGTTCGACAGCGCCGGGGTGGCGGCCTACGTGTCGAGGGTGGGTCCGTTGGTGGGCTTGTTCTTGGCCGGTGCTGATCAGGGCCGGCCGGTGCCGGCGCCACGGGACTACGACCAGGCCCGCACCACCGATGAAGCCTCCTACGGTCGGTTCTTCCACGGCATGCTCGACGCCGGTGTGGCTCTGGCCCCGGGGGCCTATGAGGTGATGTTCCCAGGCCTGGCCCACAGCCCCGCGGTGGTGGCCCATGTCGTGGAGCTGGCCTACCGGGTGGCATCCACGCTGGCACCGTCTACTGGTGAGGCCCAGCGATGAGCGCTCACACCGATTCCGAAAGCTCCCTGGGGTCGCTGGCCGAGCCGTTGGCCCGCACGTTGGCTGACCTGGCCGAGATGGACGTGGTGTCTCGGCTGTGGAACCGAGATCACACCCTGTGGTCCCCGGAGCCCACCGAGATCGTGGACCGGATGGGATGGCTCAGCGTCCTCGACGACATGGAGGCCGAACGGGGGCGTATCGATGACTTCGTGGCCCGACTGCACCGGGACGGGTTCACCCACTGCCTGGTGATGGGCATGGGCGGTTCAAGCCTGTTCCCTGAGGTGATCGCCCGGTCCTTTCCCACCGGGCCCAGCGGGCTGGAGCTCCACGTCTTGGACAGCACCGATCCCGCGGCGGTGGCCCGCACCGTGGCCGCCCTGCCCGAAGGGCGCACCTTTCACCTGGCGTCGTCCAAGTCGGGTGGGACCATCGAGACCCGCAGCCATCTCGAGTTCTTCTGGGAACGGGTGGGTCGGCCCGAAGCGTTCGGGGTGGTCACCGATCCGGGGTCCGAACTGGGTGACCTGGCTCGCCGCCGCGGGTTCCGGGAGGTGTTCGAGAACCGTGCCGACATCGGCGGTCGCTACTCGGCCCTCAGCTTCTTCGGGCTGGTCCCGGCCGCGCTGGCTGGGGTCGACTGGTATGTGCTGGTGGAACGGGCACGAGAGCTTCTGCCCGCGTTGCGCAGCCCTGATCCGTCGGTGAACCCCGGGCTGTGGTTGGGGGCGCTCATGGGGGCTGCGGTTCGAGACGGCCGAGACAAGCTCACCTTGGTCGTCGACCCGGCCATCGAGGTGCTGGCCCTGTGGGTCGAGCAGTTGGTGGCCGAGTCCACGGGCAAGGCCGGTACCGGACTGGTTCCGGTCGTAGATGAGCCGATCGGACCCGCCGATGTGTATGGAAGCGA
Coding sequences:
- a CDS encoding glucose-6-phosphate isomerase, giving the protein MSAHTDSESSLGSLAEPLARTLADLAEMDVVSRLWNRDHTLWSPEPTEIVDRMGWLSVLDDMEAERGRIDDFVARLHRDGFTHCLVMGMGGSSLFPEVIARSFPTGPSGLELHVLDSTDPAAVARTVAALPEGRTFHLASSKSGGTIETRSHLEFFWERVGRPEAFGVVTDPGSELGDLARRRGFREVFENRADIGGRYSALSFFGLVPAALAGVDWYVLVERARELLPALRSPDPSVNPGLWLGALMGAAVRDGRDKLTLVVDPAIEVLALWVEQLVAESTGKAGTGLVPVVDEPIGPADVYGSDRFFVAVGEVDHPVGLEVLAESGQPVVGLGLNDPLDLGAQTLVWEVATAVACAVLGVNPFDQPNVAEAKEATNRVLSEGAELPSSPPLVDLLATVAPGDYLSIHAYVDPEGEEYEALEELRLELRDGLGVAVTLSPGPRFLHSAGQLHKGGPTTGVFLQVVGEDHLDAAIPGRDFSFGQLKRAQADGDLIALNAHGLRVGRYSVADLVSWRV